In Actinomycetota bacterium, one genomic interval encodes:
- a CDS encoding CoA transferase subunit A yields MSQSKVASMRDAVAELVRDGDTLAIEGFTHLISFAAGHEVIRQRRRDLTLCRLTPDVVYDQM; encoded by the coding sequence ATGAGCCAGAGCAAGGTCGCCTCCATGCGCGACGCCGTCGCCGAGCTGGTCCGCGACGGCGACACCCTCGCCATCGAGGGGTTCACGCACCTGATCTCGTTCGCGGCCGGGCACGAGGTGATCCGCCAGCGCCGCCGCGACCTGACCCTGTGCCGGCTCACCCCCGACGTGGTCTACGACCAGATG